In the Phycisphaerae bacterium genome, one interval contains:
- a CDS encoding elongation factor G, which produces MAVFQPDQYRNVVLVGHTGAGKTTLAEALLFKAGMTTRQGSVTDGTSILDFTEESREKKSSLDSSVAFLNHKDCHVNLIDTPGISVFCGPAIASLAAAECAVIVISASAGIQVNTRKMYEKAKSYGLAIWFVINHINSANVDLPALVAAIQESFGAECLPVNLPTGGGKQVADCLAGDSGDADFSSVADAHSALIDAIVGVDDELMERFLGGELADEEARSHAPRAVAQGALCPILFTDAVDGVGVAEFLDAMVALCPSPVTGKHRVLKTEEEEIELKAAPDGPFVGQVFKVTTDPKSHIKYLGVRIFSGTLTSDMSIHTADATKGARPGHTMRFFGGEHRDLESGMAGDVVALAKLDYRIGDVLTSKETGTVDMPAFPKPMFSLAIESKSRGDEDKIGVALRRFEEEDPCFTSERGTGGELVVNGMGDLHVRTMLNRMAGQYKLHVDTKPPRIPYRETITGTAKDIEYTHKKQTGGAGQYGKVVINVLPAQRGEGYEFVDKIFGGAIDQSFRPSVDKGIRAVMAEGVLAGYPIVDVKVELTDGKTHPVDSKDIAFQIAGRGAFKEGFMKAKPVLLEPIVHIEVTCPAENLGDIQGDLASRRGRPQGQEMLPGNMAVIKAQIPLSEVADYNSRLSSITGGQGSYSMDFSHYEVVPGNVQQQIVDAAKKEHEEAGH; this is translated from the coding sequence ATGGCTGTTTTCCAACCCGATCAGTACCGAAATGTCGTTCTCGTGGGACACACCGGAGCTGGTAAGACCACGCTCGCCGAAGCGCTCCTGTTCAAGGCCGGAATGACCACGCGCCAGGGCAGCGTGACCGATGGGACATCCATTCTCGATTTCACCGAGGAATCCCGGGAGAAGAAGAGCTCGCTGGACTCGTCCGTTGCCTTCCTGAATCACAAGGACTGCCACGTAAATCTGATCGATACCCCCGGGATCAGCGTGTTCTGCGGGCCGGCGATTGCGTCGCTGGCGGCGGCCGAGTGCGCGGTGATCGTCATCTCTGCTTCGGCCGGGATTCAAGTCAATACGCGAAAGATGTACGAGAAGGCGAAGTCGTACGGCTTGGCGATCTGGTTCGTCATTAACCATATAAACTCCGCAAACGTCGACCTGCCTGCCCTGGTGGCCGCTATCCAGGAGTCGTTCGGAGCCGAGTGCCTGCCCGTGAACCTCCCGACCGGCGGCGGAAAGCAGGTTGCCGACTGCCTCGCCGGCGATTCCGGTGACGCGGATTTCTCGAGCGTTGCGGACGCCCATTCAGCCTTGATCGATGCGATCGTCGGCGTGGACGACGAGCTCATGGAGCGATTCCTGGGCGGCGAACTGGCTGACGAAGAAGCCCGGTCCCATGCTCCGCGGGCCGTCGCCCAGGGAGCACTTTGCCCCATCCTGTTTACCGACGCGGTGGACGGCGTCGGTGTCGCCGAATTCCTGGACGCCATGGTAGCGCTTTGCCCCAGCCCGGTGACCGGCAAGCACCGCGTCCTCAAGACGGAGGAGGAGGAAATCGAGCTCAAGGCCGCTCCGGACGGCCCGTTCGTCGGGCAGGTCTTCAAGGTCACGACCGACCCCAAGAGCCACATCAAGTACCTGGGTGTGCGAATCTTCTCGGGCACGCTGACCAGCGACATGAGCATCCATACGGCCGACGCCACGAAAGGGGCTCGTCCGGGCCATACCATGCGATTCTTCGGCGGGGAACATAGGGACCTGGAAAGCGGTATGGCCGGCGACGTCGTCGCCTTGGCAAAGCTCGACTACCGAATCGGCGATGTGCTGACCTCCAAGGAAACGGGCACGGTCGATATGCCGGCGTTCCCCAAGCCGATGTTCTCCCTGGCCATCGAGTCGAAGAGCCGAGGTGACGAGGACAAGATCGGCGTGGCCCTGCGGCGATTCGAGGAGGAGGATCCCTGTTTCACCTCCGAGCGGGGAACCGGCGGCGAGCTCGTGGTCAACGGCATGGGCGACCTCCACGTGCGAACCATGCTCAACCGCATGGCCGGCCAGTACAAGTTGCACGTGGACACCAAACCGCCCCGCATTCCCTACCGCGAGACCATTACGGGAACGGCCAAAGACATTGAATACACGCACAAGAAGCAGACCGGCGGCGCGGGTCAATACGGCAAGGTCGTCATCAACGTCCTTCCCGCCCAGCGCGGCGAGGGTTACGAGTTCGTCGACAAGATCTTCGGCGGGGCGATCGACCAGTCCTTCCGTCCCAGCGTGGACAAGGGCATCCGGGCGGTCATGGCCGAGGGCGTCCTCGCCGGCTATCCCATCGTCGATGTCAAGGTGGAGTTGACCGACGGCAAGACGCACCCCGTCGACAGCAAGGACATTGCCTTCCAGATCGCCGGTCGCGGGGCTTTCAAGGAAGGATTCATGAAGGCCAAGCCCGTTCTGCTCGAGCCCATCGTGCACATCGAGGTGACGTGCCCGGCGGAAAATCTGGGCGACATTCAGGGCGACCTTGCCTCGCGCCGTGGCCGCCCTCAAGGACAGGAGATGCTTCCGGGCAACATGGCGGTCATCAAGGCCCAGATTCCTCTGTCGGAAGTGGCCGACTACAACTCGCGCCTGTCCAGCATCACCGGCGGCCAGGGCAGTTATTCCATGGATTTCTCGCACTACGAAGTCGTGCCCGGCAACGTCCAGCAGCAGATCGTCGACGCGGCAAAGAAGGAGCACGAGGAGGCAGGACACTAA
- a CDS encoding sulfite exporter TauE/SafE family protein, producing MEATSVGTSGVGYYVRHSRRLRMWALAVLGVVAAFVIQAAIPEWTPLPAVSGELAALTLIIVFLTALSCEYIDSALGMGYGTTLTPLLLLAGFEPLQIVPAILFSECLTGLAAGLLHHRDGNVDFLRDRRAIHTVVLLSILSAAGAIAAVTVALKIPKVWLSGIIAVIILSVGVVILATVRRQLRYRRGHIIAVGAIAAFNKGLSGGGYGPLVTGGQVVSGLPAKHAVAITSLAESLTCFVALVAYFVGLKGGPIYWPLAVPLTLGALLSVPLATVTVRFLPESVMRGSVGILTCILGIVTMIKVVF from the coding sequence ATGGAAGCAACGTCCGTCGGAACATCCGGTGTCGGGTACTATGTCCGCCATAGCCGACGACTTCGCATGTGGGCGCTGGCGGTTCTTGGGGTTGTTGCGGCGTTCGTGATTCAGGCCGCAATTCCGGAGTGGACGCCGCTGCCGGCTGTCAGCGGCGAACTGGCCGCGCTCACGCTGATCATCGTGTTCCTGACCGCGCTGAGTTGTGAGTACATCGACTCCGCTCTGGGCATGGGTTATGGAACCACGCTCACGCCCCTGCTGCTGCTCGCGGGGTTCGAGCCGCTCCAGATCGTTCCCGCGATTCTCTTCAGCGAGTGCCTCACCGGGCTGGCGGCCGGGCTGCTTCACCATCGCGATGGCAACGTTGATTTCCTTCGTGATCGCCGCGCGATCCATACGGTCGTACTCCTGTCCATTTTGAGCGCGGCCGGCGCGATCGCCGCCGTCACTGTCGCGCTCAAGATTCCCAAGGTGTGGCTCAGCGGGATCATCGCCGTGATCATTCTCTCCGTGGGGGTGGTCATTCTGGCCACCGTTCGACGCCAGCTTCGCTATCGCCGCGGCCACATCATCGCGGTCGGAGCTATTGCGGCATTCAACAAGGGTCTCAGCGGTGGCGGCTACGGACCGCTGGTCACCGGGGGGCAGGTCGTCTCCGGTCTGCCGGCCAAGCACGCGGTGGCCATCACGTCGCTGGCGGAATCGCTGACGTGCTTCGTGGCCCTGGTAGCGTATTTCGTGGGACTGAAGGGCGGGCCGATCTACTGGCCGTTGGCTGTGCCGCTGACCCTGGGGGCACTGCTCAGCGTACCGCTGGCCACGGTCACGGTTCGGTTCCTGCCTGAATCCGTCATGCGTGGAAGTGTAGGTATCCTGACATGCATTCTCGGCATTGTTACGATGATCAAGGTCGTTTTCTGA
- a CDS encoding CopG family transcriptional regulator, protein MMSTAKGPKDKGRVTIKIPAELYENLSRIIENTGFRSVTEFAVHVLRDVASGGKFEHKSGAAPSLSESEIEAVRRRLRALGYIE, encoded by the coding sequence ATGATGAGCACCGCCAAGGGGCCAAAGGACAAAGGGCGGGTGACGATCAAGATTCCCGCCGAGTTGTATGAGAACCTCTCTCGCATCATCGAGAACACCGGCTTCCGCAGCGTGACGGAGTTCGCCGTTCATGTCTTGCGGGACGTCGCCAGCGGGGGAAAGTTCGAACACAAATCGGGCGCGGCGCCTTCCCTTTCGGAATCGGAAATCGAGGCCGTGCGCCGGCGACTCCGGGCGTTGGGCTATATCGAGTAG